The following proteins are encoded in a genomic region of Catharus ustulatus isolate bCatUst1 chromosome 4, bCatUst1.pri.v2, whole genome shotgun sequence:
- the MLC1 gene encoding membrane protein MLC1 isoform X2 has product MTREEGYREEFSYDRMPTLERGKQENGNYIPDIKSSDLQLSKRLHPCFSYKTWIYSLLMGTCLLITSGFSLYLGNIFPSEMDYLRCAAGSCIPSAVVSFAIARNKINVIPNFQILFVSTFAVTTTCLVWFGCKLVLNPSAININFNLILLILLEIFMATTVIISARSTEDCCTRKKNTAYDSAVVLSNVNFPARILKSYSVIEVIIGISSVFGGIIALNMDVLVSGPYLSVTFFWILVACFPSAIASHVAAEYPSKCLVEVLIAISSVTSPLLFTASAYLSFSIMQVVDIFKSYPPAVKQSYDVLLLLLMLMLLIQACLTIGTVIQCVNYKTKMKLQDSAWTPSQVKKQEYRTTEVSNNTLKDFDKDKAWKAVVVQMAQ; this is encoded by the exons ATGACCAGGGAAGAAGGCTACAGAGAAGAATTTAGCTATGACAGGATGCCAACTTTGGAGCGGGGAAAACAAGAGAATGGAAATTATATACCAGATATCAAATCCAGTGACCTTCAGCTGTCAAAGAGGCTGCATCCTTGCTTTAGTTACAAAACGTGGATATATTCTTTGCTGATGGGA ACTTGCCTCCTTATTACTTCTGGATTTTCACTATAtctgggaaatatttttccatctgaaaTGGATTATTTACGTTGTGCAGCAGGTTCA TGTATTCCTTCAGCAGTTGTGAGCTTTGCTATagcaaggaataaaattaatgtg ATACCAAATTTTCAGATTCTATTTGTCTCTACATTTGCTGTTACAACAACgtgtttagtttggtttggatGCAAACTTGTCCTCAATCCATCAGCTATAAAT ATAAATTTCAACTTGATTCTACTTATTCTGTTGGAAATCTTCATGGCAACTACTGTGATCATTTCAGCTAGGTCTACTGAAGACTGCTGTACAAGAAAGAAA AATACTGCATATGATAGTGCCGTTGTTTTGAGCAATGTCAACTTTCCTGCTCGAATTCTGAAGTCATACTCA GTAATTGAGGTGATTATTGGAATTTCATCAGTATTTGGTGGAATAATTGCTTTGAATATGGATGTTCTAGTCTCAGGTCCATACCTCTCAGTAACATTCTTTTGGATCTTAGTTGCT TGCTTTCCAAGTGCTATTGCAAGTCATGTAGCTGCTGAATATCCAAGTAAATGTTTG GTTGAGGTCCTGATTGCCATTAGCAGTGTTACCTCTCCTTTGTTGTTCACTGCTTCTGCATATTTATCCTTCAGTATCATGCAAGTTGTTGACATCTTTAAAAGTTATCCACCTGCTGTTAAA CAATCTTATGATGTACTCCTGTTGCTTCTGATGTTGATGCTGCTAATTCAGGCATGCCTTACTATTGGAACTGTAATACAGTGTGtgaattacaaaacaaaaatgaaactaCAAGATTCAGCATGGACACCATCACAGGTTAAAAAACAGGAATACAGAACAACAGAG
- the MLC1 gene encoding membrane protein MLC1 isoform X1: MKLTREMVDTGVMTREEGYREEFSYDRMPTLERGKQENGNYIPDIKSSDLQLSKRLHPCFSYKTWIYSLLMGTCLLITSGFSLYLGNIFPSEMDYLRCAAGSCIPSAVVSFAIARNKINVIPNFQILFVSTFAVTTTCLVWFGCKLVLNPSAININFNLILLILLEIFMATTVIISARSTEDCCTRKKNTAYDSAVVLSNVNFPARILKSYSVIEVIIGISSVFGGIIALNMDVLVSGPYLSVTFFWILVACFPSAIASHVAAEYPSKCLVEVLIAISSVTSPLLFTASAYLSFSIMQVVDIFKSYPPAVKQSYDVLLLLLMLMLLIQACLTIGTVIQCVNYKTKMKLQDSAWTPSQVKKQEYRTTEVSNNTLKDFDKDKAWKAVVVQMAQ, encoded by the exons ATGAAGTTAACAAGAGAAATGGTTGATACTGG TGTTATGACCAGGGAAGAAGGCTACAGAGAAGAATTTAGCTATGACAGGATGCCAACTTTGGAGCGGGGAAAACAAGAGAATGGAAATTATATACCAGATATCAAATCCAGTGACCTTCAGCTGTCAAAGAGGCTGCATCCTTGCTTTAGTTACAAAACGTGGATATATTCTTTGCTGATGGGA ACTTGCCTCCTTATTACTTCTGGATTTTCACTATAtctgggaaatatttttccatctgaaaTGGATTATTTACGTTGTGCAGCAGGTTCA TGTATTCCTTCAGCAGTTGTGAGCTTTGCTATagcaaggaataaaattaatgtg ATACCAAATTTTCAGATTCTATTTGTCTCTACATTTGCTGTTACAACAACgtgtttagtttggtttggatGCAAACTTGTCCTCAATCCATCAGCTATAAAT ATAAATTTCAACTTGATTCTACTTATTCTGTTGGAAATCTTCATGGCAACTACTGTGATCATTTCAGCTAGGTCTACTGAAGACTGCTGTACAAGAAAGAAA AATACTGCATATGATAGTGCCGTTGTTTTGAGCAATGTCAACTTTCCTGCTCGAATTCTGAAGTCATACTCA GTAATTGAGGTGATTATTGGAATTTCATCAGTATTTGGTGGAATAATTGCTTTGAATATGGATGTTCTAGTCTCAGGTCCATACCTCTCAGTAACATTCTTTTGGATCTTAGTTGCT TGCTTTCCAAGTGCTATTGCAAGTCATGTAGCTGCTGAATATCCAAGTAAATGTTTG GTTGAGGTCCTGATTGCCATTAGCAGTGTTACCTCTCCTTTGTTGTTCACTGCTTCTGCATATTTATCCTTCAGTATCATGCAAGTTGTTGACATCTTTAAAAGTTATCCACCTGCTGTTAAA CAATCTTATGATGTACTCCTGTTGCTTCTGATGTTGATGCTGCTAATTCAGGCATGCCTTACTATTGGAACTGTAATACAGTGTGtgaattacaaaacaaaaatgaaactaCAAGATTCAGCATGGACACCATCACAGGTTAAAAAACAGGAATACAGAACAACAGAG
- the MLC1 gene encoding membrane protein MLC1 isoform X4: MKLTREMVDTGVMTREEGYREEFSYDRMPTLERGKQENGNYIPDIKSSDLQLSKRLHPCFSYKTWIYSLLMGTCLLITSGFSLYLGNIFPSEMDYLRCAAGSINFNLILLILLEIFMATTVIISARSTEDCCTRKKNTAYDSAVVLSNVNFPARILKSYSVIEVIIGISSVFGGIIALNMDVLVSGPYLSVTFFWILVACFPSAIASHVAAEYPSKCLVEVLIAISSVTSPLLFTASAYLSFSIMQVVDIFKSYPPAVKQSYDVLLLLLMLMLLIQACLTIGTVIQCVNYKTKMKLQDSAWTPSQVKKQEYRTTEVSNNTLKDFDKDKAWKAVVVQMAQ; encoded by the exons ATGAAGTTAACAAGAGAAATGGTTGATACTGG TGTTATGACCAGGGAAGAAGGCTACAGAGAAGAATTTAGCTATGACAGGATGCCAACTTTGGAGCGGGGAAAACAAGAGAATGGAAATTATATACCAGATATCAAATCCAGTGACCTTCAGCTGTCAAAGAGGCTGCATCCTTGCTTTAGTTACAAAACGTGGATATATTCTTTGCTGATGGGA ACTTGCCTCCTTATTACTTCTGGATTTTCACTATAtctgggaaatatttttccatctgaaaTGGATTATTTACGTTGTGCAGCAGGTTCA ATAAATTTCAACTTGATTCTACTTATTCTGTTGGAAATCTTCATGGCAACTACTGTGATCATTTCAGCTAGGTCTACTGAAGACTGCTGTACAAGAAAGAAA AATACTGCATATGATAGTGCCGTTGTTTTGAGCAATGTCAACTTTCCTGCTCGAATTCTGAAGTCATACTCA GTAATTGAGGTGATTATTGGAATTTCATCAGTATTTGGTGGAATAATTGCTTTGAATATGGATGTTCTAGTCTCAGGTCCATACCTCTCAGTAACATTCTTTTGGATCTTAGTTGCT TGCTTTCCAAGTGCTATTGCAAGTCATGTAGCTGCTGAATATCCAAGTAAATGTTTG GTTGAGGTCCTGATTGCCATTAGCAGTGTTACCTCTCCTTTGTTGTTCACTGCTTCTGCATATTTATCCTTCAGTATCATGCAAGTTGTTGACATCTTTAAAAGTTATCCACCTGCTGTTAAA CAATCTTATGATGTACTCCTGTTGCTTCTGATGTTGATGCTGCTAATTCAGGCATGCCTTACTATTGGAACTGTAATACAGTGTGtgaattacaaaacaaaaatgaaactaCAAGATTCAGCATGGACACCATCACAGGTTAAAAAACAGGAATACAGAACAACAGAG
- the MLC1 gene encoding membrane protein MLC1 isoform X3 gives MKLTREMVDTGVMTREEGYREEFSYDRMPTLERGKQENGNYIPDIKSSDLQLSKRLHPCFSYKTWIYSLLMGTCLLITSGFSLYLGNIFPSEMDYLRCAAGSILFVSTFAVTTTCLVWFGCKLVLNPSAININFNLILLILLEIFMATTVIISARSTEDCCTRKKNTAYDSAVVLSNVNFPARILKSYSVIEVIIGISSVFGGIIALNMDVLVSGPYLSVTFFWILVACFPSAIASHVAAEYPSKCLVEVLIAISSVTSPLLFTASAYLSFSIMQVVDIFKSYPPAVKQSYDVLLLLLMLMLLIQACLTIGTVIQCVNYKTKMKLQDSAWTPSQVKKQEYRTTEVSNNTLKDFDKDKAWKAVVVQMAQ, from the exons ATGAAGTTAACAAGAGAAATGGTTGATACTGG TGTTATGACCAGGGAAGAAGGCTACAGAGAAGAATTTAGCTATGACAGGATGCCAACTTTGGAGCGGGGAAAACAAGAGAATGGAAATTATATACCAGATATCAAATCCAGTGACCTTCAGCTGTCAAAGAGGCTGCATCCTTGCTTTAGTTACAAAACGTGGATATATTCTTTGCTGATGGGA ACTTGCCTCCTTATTACTTCTGGATTTTCACTATAtctgggaaatatttttccatctgaaaTGGATTATTTACGTTGTGCAGCAGGTTCA ATTCTATTTGTCTCTACATTTGCTGTTACAACAACgtgtttagtttggtttggatGCAAACTTGTCCTCAATCCATCAGCTATAAAT ATAAATTTCAACTTGATTCTACTTATTCTGTTGGAAATCTTCATGGCAACTACTGTGATCATTTCAGCTAGGTCTACTGAAGACTGCTGTACAAGAAAGAAA AATACTGCATATGATAGTGCCGTTGTTTTGAGCAATGTCAACTTTCCTGCTCGAATTCTGAAGTCATACTCA GTAATTGAGGTGATTATTGGAATTTCATCAGTATTTGGTGGAATAATTGCTTTGAATATGGATGTTCTAGTCTCAGGTCCATACCTCTCAGTAACATTCTTTTGGATCTTAGTTGCT TGCTTTCCAAGTGCTATTGCAAGTCATGTAGCTGCTGAATATCCAAGTAAATGTTTG GTTGAGGTCCTGATTGCCATTAGCAGTGTTACCTCTCCTTTGTTGTTCACTGCTTCTGCATATTTATCCTTCAGTATCATGCAAGTTGTTGACATCTTTAAAAGTTATCCACCTGCTGTTAAA CAATCTTATGATGTACTCCTGTTGCTTCTGATGTTGATGCTGCTAATTCAGGCATGCCTTACTATTGGAACTGTAATACAGTGTGtgaattacaaaacaaaaatgaaactaCAAGATTCAGCATGGACACCATCACAGGTTAAAAAACAGGAATACAGAACAACAGAG